In Bacillus sp. FJAT-45037, the following are encoded in one genomic region:
- the thiM gene encoding hydroxyethylthiazole kinase, with the protein MSLKRIREENPLIHCMTNVVVTNFTANGLLALGASPVMAYAKEEVADLASIAGALLLNIGTLSTEEVEAMMIAGQAAMKNQVPVVLDPVGAGATAFRTEASLKILREVDVAVLRGNAGEIASLCGMDASVKGVDGAMEGDTIELAKTAAKQFSCIAVVTGEVDVITDGTHVHTIYNGHPWLTKVVGTGCLLGAVVASFIAVARHDILEACVDAVAYYGIASERAFARTNEEGIGSFQQEFLNQLNKMTDQSVAELKRTEQ; encoded by the coding sequence ATGTCTCTTAAACGAATTAGAGAAGAGAATCCACTGATTCATTGTATGACCAACGTCGTTGTGACGAATTTTACGGCAAATGGTCTTCTTGCTTTAGGTGCTTCACCAGTCATGGCTTATGCAAAAGAAGAAGTAGCTGACCTCGCTAGTATCGCAGGAGCACTTTTATTAAACATCGGGACGTTATCAACCGAAGAAGTAGAAGCAATGATGATCGCTGGACAAGCAGCAATGAAAAATCAAGTGCCTGTCGTTTTAGACCCTGTCGGTGCGGGGGCTACTGCTTTTCGAACAGAGGCTAGCTTGAAAATTTTAAGAGAAGTCGATGTTGCGGTTTTACGAGGAAATGCCGGTGAGATAGCCTCGCTATGTGGAATGGATGCTTCTGTCAAAGGTGTTGATGGGGCGATGGAGGGAGACACGATTGAACTTGCAAAAACGGCAGCCAAACAATTTTCATGTATCGCTGTTGTCACAGGGGAAGTCGATGTAATTACAGATGGGACGCATGTACACACGATTTACAATGGACACCCTTGGCTAACGAAAGTCGTTGGAACAGGTTGTTTACTCGGTGCTGTGGTGGCATCGTTTATAGCGGTTGCTCGTCATGATATACTAGAGGCATGTGTGGATGCAGTTGCTTACTACGGGATTGCAAGTGAGCGAGCGTTTGCAAGAACAAATGAAGAAGGCATTGGTTCGTTTCAACAAGAGTTTCTGAATCAATTAAATAAAATGACCGATCAGTCCGTGGCAGAATTAAAACGAACGGAACAATAA
- the yugI gene encoding S1 domain-containing post-transcriptional regulator GSP13, translating to MSNYEVGSIVEGKITGIKPFGAFVAIDEHKQGLVHISEVAHGFVKDINDVLTVGDEVKVKIMSVEEASGKISLSIRATQEAPERPARPAKPRNTGGGQGQGGGGRKPNFQQKPQQGFNTLEDKLKEWLKQSNEIQADLNKRAKK from the coding sequence ATGTCAAATTATGAAGTAGGCAGTATTGTTGAAGGTAAAATAACAGGAATCAAACCTTTTGGTGCGTTCGTTGCAATCGATGAGCACAAGCAAGGGTTAGTTCACATTTCGGAGGTAGCTCACGGTTTCGTTAAGGATATTAATGATGTTCTTACTGTTGGTGATGAAGTGAAAGTTAAAATCATGAGCGTTGAAGAAGCGTCAGGAAAAATTTCTCTATCAATCCGTGCTACTCAAGAAGCTCCTGAGCGTCCAGCTCGTCCAGCTAAGCCTCGTAACACTGGCGGTGGACAAGGCCAAGGCGGCGGTGGTCGTAAGCCAAACTTCCAACAAAAGCCACAACAAGGTTTCAACACTCTTGAAGATAAGCTTAAAGAATGGTTAAAGCAATCTAACGAAATTCAAGCTGATCTTAACAAGCGTGCAAAGAAATAA
- a CDS encoding cysteine hydrolase family protein, with translation MQLSNSSNNNTALLIIDMISDFEFEDSELLIEHALPAAKKIAALKERAASANIPVIYVNDNYGKWQSDFPHLVNHCLENDVKGKKIVELLRPDYKRDYFVLKPKFSGFFATPLNLLLEHLDVDTLIITGAAGNMCVQFTANDAYMRDYHIYVPSDCCASNTLKANQEALHLMEQVTKVNTTPSDDLTLPL, from the coding sequence ATGCAATTATCGAATTCGTCGAATAACAATACCGCGTTACTTATTATTGATATGATTAGTGATTTTGAGTTTGAAGATTCCGAACTTCTCATCGAACATGCCCTGCCTGCAGCCAAAAAAATAGCCGCTTTAAAAGAACGTGCTGCCTCTGCAAACATCCCTGTCATTTATGTGAATGATAATTATGGTAAGTGGCAATCTGATTTTCCACACCTTGTCAACCATTGCCTCGAAAATGATGTGAAAGGCAAGAAAATCGTGGAATTATTAAGGCCTGATTACAAAAGAGATTATTTCGTATTGAAGCCAAAATTCTCTGGCTTTTTCGCTACCCCATTAAATCTGTTACTTGAGCACCTTGATGTGGATACATTAATAATCACGGGCGCTGCTGGCAATATGTGTGTGCAATTCACAGCCAATGATGCGTATATGCGCGACTACCATATCTATGTTCCAAGCGATTGTTGTGCATCCAACACCTTAAAAGCCAATCAAGAGGCACTACACTTAATGGAACAAGTGACAAAGGTCAACACTACCCCATCTGATGACTTGACACTGCCTTTATAA
- a CDS encoding Lrp/AsnC family transcriptional regulator, with product MIQRAIELLHIIEENGRESIPTLAKMIDATEEEVKGLLKMLEDKHIILSYSAVIDWSKVEQNEMVTAMIDVKVTPQRGVGFDQVAERIYRFKEVKALYLMSGAYDLSVVIEGKTMSEIARFVSEKLSTVESVLSTTTHFQLKKYKHDGVVFGEGEQDRRIVVAP from the coding sequence ATGATCCAAAGAGCAATTGAACTTTTACATATTATTGAGGAGAACGGACGAGAATCTATTCCAACCTTAGCAAAAATGATAGATGCTACGGAAGAAGAAGTAAAGGGATTACTGAAAATGCTAGAGGACAAACATATTATTCTAAGCTACTCGGCAGTGATTGACTGGAGTAAGGTTGAACAAAATGAAATGGTTACAGCTATGATTGATGTGAAAGTGACACCGCAAAGAGGTGTAGGATTTGATCAAGTTGCAGAGCGCATCTATCGATTTAAAGAAGTAAAAGCTTTGTACTTAATGAGTGGTGCTTATGATCTTTCTGTTGTGATCGAAGGAAAAACAATGTCTGAAATTGCACGTTTTGTCTCTGAAAAACTTTCCACGGTTGAGTCGGTGTTATCGACAACAACCCATTTTCAGCTAAAAAAATACAAGCATGATGGTGTGGTATTTGGTGAAGGAGAGCAAGATCGCCGAATTGTGGTGGCTCCATGA
- a CDS encoding aminotransferase, with protein MSTTQLNKRLSKRVQSIKPSGIRRFFDLASSMDNIISLGVGEPDFVTPWNIREASISSMERGFTAYSANAGIIELREAISDYMQTRFQVSYDPETEILVTVGASEAIDVGMRAVLDEGDEVIVVEPSFVSYAPLVSMAGGVPVAVGTQLETDFKAQAKHIESAITDRTKAIMLCFPNNPTGSTMNKEELQELADLVERHDLLVFSDEIYAELTYDEEHVCFSHLKGMRERTIIISGFSKAFAMTGWRLGFVCAPPDLLSAMLKIHQYSLMCAPTMAQYGALEALKTGMDEVATMKQSYKQRRNYFVKSLTEIGLECHTPGGAFYAFPSIKKTGLSSEQFAEKLLLAERVAVVPGGVFGEGGEGHIRCSYATSMENLEQSVERIGRFLKRF; from the coding sequence ATGAGCACAACTCAATTAAACAAACGTTTGTCTAAACGTGTCCAATCGATTAAACCATCCGGGATTCGTCGTTTTTTTGACCTTGCATCGAGCATGGATAACATCATCTCATTGGGGGTTGGCGAACCGGATTTTGTGACGCCATGGAATATTCGTGAAGCAAGCATTTCTTCAATGGAACGAGGATTTACAGCATATTCAGCGAATGCGGGAATCATTGAATTACGCGAGGCGATTTCCGATTATATGCAGACACGATTTCAAGTGAGCTATGATCCTGAAACGGAGATTTTGGTTACTGTCGGAGCGAGTGAAGCAATTGATGTTGGCATGCGTGCTGTTCTTGATGAAGGGGACGAAGTGATTGTCGTTGAGCCAAGCTTCGTTTCCTATGCCCCACTCGTATCGATGGCTGGTGGTGTCCCTGTTGCTGTTGGCACCCAGCTTGAGACAGACTTTAAAGCACAAGCCAAGCACATTGAGTCGGCAATTACTGATCGAACAAAAGCGATCATGCTCTGTTTCCCTAATAATCCTACAGGCTCTACAATGAACAAAGAGGAACTGCAAGAGCTTGCTGACCTAGTTGAACGTCATGATCTTCTCGTCTTCTCTGATGAAATTTACGCGGAGTTAACGTATGATGAGGAACATGTTTGTTTCTCTCATCTAAAAGGGATGAGAGAGCGAACAATTATTATTTCTGGTTTTTCAAAAGCGTTCGCAATGACGGGCTGGCGTTTAGGCTTTGTCTGTGCACCACCTGACTTACTATCGGCCATGCTAAAGATCCATCAATATAGTTTAATGTGTGCACCGACGATGGCTCAATATGGTGCGCTAGAAGCATTAAAGACCGGGATGGACGAGGTGGCTACGATGAAACAGTCGTACAAGCAGAGGCGAAATTATTTTGTGAAATCCCTGACAGAGATCGGACTAGAGTGTCATACGCCTGGAGGGGCATTTTATGCATTTCCATCTATCAAAAAAACAGGACTAAGCTCGGAACAATTTGCTGAAAAATTACTGTTAGCAGAACGTGTAGCGGTTGTGCCGGGCGGAGTGTTTGGTGAAGGTGGAGAGGGACATATTCGCTGTTCTTATGCGACGTCGATGGAGAATCTTGAGCAATCGGTTGAGAGAATTGGAAGATTTCTAAAGCGATTTTAA
- a CDS encoding glucose-6-phosphate isomerase has product MNKIQFDYSKALSFFGKHEIDNMQGAVTAAHEALHNGTGAGSDFLGWIDLPNSYDQEEFARIQAAAKKIKEDTDVLLVIGIGGSYLGARAAIEALNHSFYNVVSKEERKAPQVFFVGNNISSTYVKDLFALLEGKDVSVNVISKSGTTTEPAIAFRIFREFLEKKYGTEEARRRIYATTDREKGALKTLATEEGYESFVIADDIGGRFSVLTAVGLLPIAVSGLDIEALMKGAQDASKDLSNPDLKENEAYQYAAVRNAFYNKGKTIELMVNYEPALHYVSEWWKQLYGESEGKDGKGIFPASVDFSTDLHSMGQYVQDGRRDLFETIITVEKVREEIKIEKAENDLDGLNYLAGETMDFVNKKAFEGTMLAHTDGGVPNLIINMPELNEYHFGYLIYFFEKACGISGYLLGVNPFDQPGVEAYKKNMFALLGKPGFEVEKAELEKRLK; this is encoded by the coding sequence ATGAATAAGATTCAATTTGATTATTCAAAGGCATTATCATTTTTTGGAAAGCACGAAATTGACAATATGCAAGGTGCGGTAACAGCCGCTCATGAGGCATTACATAACGGAACAGGTGCAGGAAGCGACTTTTTAGGATGGATCGACCTTCCCAATTCATACGATCAAGAAGAATTTGCACGCATCCAAGCGGCCGCAAAAAAAATCAAAGAAGACACAGATGTACTCCTCGTTATTGGAATTGGTGGCTCGTACTTAGGTGCGCGTGCAGCGATTGAAGCACTCAATCATTCTTTTTATAACGTGGTATCTAAAGAAGAACGTAAAGCGCCACAAGTATTCTTTGTCGGAAATAACATCTCTTCTACGTATGTGAAAGATCTTTTTGCCCTACTTGAAGGAAAAGATGTTTCTGTAAATGTAATTTCTAAATCTGGAACAACAACGGAACCTGCCATTGCTTTTCGCATCTTCCGTGAATTCCTAGAGAAAAAATACGGAACGGAAGAGGCGCGTCGTCGTATTTATGCGACAACCGATCGTGAAAAAGGAGCCTTGAAAACATTAGCAACAGAAGAAGGCTATGAGTCATTTGTGATTGCTGATGATATTGGTGGGCGCTTTTCTGTATTAACGGCTGTTGGCCTTCTGCCGATTGCCGTAAGTGGTCTTGATATTGAAGCGCTAATGAAAGGCGCACAAGATGCAAGCAAGGATCTGTCAAACCCTGATCTAAAAGAAAACGAAGCTTATCAATATGCGGCTGTGCGTAATGCCTTCTACAACAAAGGTAAGACGATTGAGTTGATGGTCAATTACGAACCAGCGCTTCACTATGTATCAGAATGGTGGAAACAACTTTACGGTGAAAGTGAAGGAAAAGACGGAAAAGGAATTTTCCCTGCATCTGTAGACTTTTCAACAGACCTTCATTCAATGGGACAATACGTACAGGATGGACGTCGTGATTTGTTTGAAACGATTATAACTGTCGAGAAGGTACGTGAAGAAATCAAGATTGAAAAAGCGGAGAACGATCTTGACGGGTTAAACTACCTTGCGGGTGAGACGATGGATTTTGTAAATAAAAAGGCATTTGAAGGAACCATGCTTGCTCATACAGATGGTGGCGTGCCCAACTTGATTATCAATATGCCAGAATTGAACGAGTATCACTTCGGGTACTTAATTTACTTCTTCGAAAAAGCTTGTGGAATTAGTGGGTACCTACTTGGTGTCAATCCGTTTGATCAACCAGGGGTGGAAGCATATAAGAAAAATATGTTTGCGCTCCTTGGTAAGCCAGGTTTTGAAGTGGAAAAAGCAGAACTTGAAAAACGCCTAAAATAA
- a CDS encoding DEAD/DEAH box helicase, which yields MIETFQIDGIPSHYQQVLEDMGVTKPTDIQAKMIPEALAGQSIIARSQTGTGKTLAFLLPILSKISENEKGLQALILAPTQELAMQIVEVARKLTENNPIEIGSFIGGANVKRQLERLKKKKPQLAVGTPGRVLELIEMKKLKLNELKVVAVDEADRMMGEKPSWDAFTEIAKRTGRDRQFLFVSATLPKDFADQISTFAPFTVELEATGGLVMENIEHLFVRVESRDRVDMARKLIHAEDIKKGIVFVNQLEKLAETTDKLLYRKVKAASLSSDSAKQEREKALQGFRKGDTHILVATDLAARGLDVDDVTHIIQLDPPASPDSYLHRSGRTGRMGKVGTVVTLIERKDEYKLEKYKRDLGIKLEERFVTQGMLTDEQPKVKRK from the coding sequence ATGATAGAGACGTTTCAAATAGACGGAATTCCGTCACATTACCAACAAGTGTTAGAAGACATGGGAGTTACAAAACCAACAGACATTCAAGCAAAAATGATTCCTGAAGCATTAGCAGGACAATCGATTATTGCTCGTTCTCAAACGGGCACAGGCAAAACATTGGCTTTTTTATTGCCGATCTTATCAAAAATTAGTGAAAATGAAAAAGGTTTACAAGCGTTAATTCTAGCTCCTACTCAAGAGCTAGCTATGCAAATTGTTGAAGTCGCAAGAAAACTTACGGAAAATAATCCGATTGAAATCGGATCATTCATCGGTGGGGCGAATGTGAAACGTCAACTTGAACGATTGAAGAAGAAAAAACCACAACTAGCAGTGGGTACACCAGGTCGTGTGCTAGAACTAATTGAAATGAAAAAATTAAAATTAAATGAGTTGAAAGTAGTAGCAGTTGATGAAGCCGATCGCATGATGGGTGAGAAACCCTCTTGGGATGCCTTTACTGAAATTGCTAAACGTACAGGTCGTGACCGCCAGTTCTTATTTGTTTCAGCGACATTACCGAAAGATTTTGCCGATCAAATTTCAACATTTGCTCCGTTCACAGTTGAGCTAGAAGCAACAGGTGGACTAGTGATGGAGAACATTGAACATTTATTTGTACGTGTAGAATCAAGAGATCGAGTCGACATGGCTCGTAAACTCATTCATGCAGAAGACATTAAAAAAGGCATTGTGTTTGTTAATCAGTTAGAGAAGTTAGCAGAAACAACCGATAAACTTCTGTATCGTAAAGTAAAGGCTGCTTCTTTATCTTCTGATAGCGCCAAGCAAGAGCGTGAGAAGGCGTTACAAGGCTTCCGTAAAGGAGATACCCATATTCTTGTAGCTACTGATCTTGCTGCTCGTGGGCTAGATGTCGATGATGTGACACATATTATTCAATTAGACCCTCCGGCGAGTCCTGATAGCTATCTTCACCGCTCTGGCCGAACAGGACGGATGGGGAAAGTGGGAACGGTTGTGACCTTGATCGAGCGCAAGGATGAATACAAGCTTGAAAAATACAAACGTGACCTTGGAATTAAGCTTGAGGAACGATTTGTGACACAAGGCATGTTAACGGATGAACAACCGAAAGTGAAAAGAAAATAA
- a CDS encoding iron-containing alcohol dehydrogenase: MNPFVFKNPTKLVFGEGQNEQIGKEVGRYGKRVLLVYGGGSIKKNCLYDLVSNQLSEIGAEVTELAGVEPNPRLTTVRKGIELCREHEIEFILAVGGGSVIDATKAIAVGAKYDGDIWDVITKKDTPKGALPFGTVLTLAATGSEMNAGSVITNWETSEKIGWGSPYSFPKFSILDPKNTVSVPEDQTVYGMVDMMSHVVEAYFHHAENTALQDRIMESILLTVMEVAPKLLEDRESIEHRETVLYCGTMALNGITQMGLRGDWATHNIEHAVSAVYDIPHAGGLAIIFPHWMRHTLHERNERHVQLATRVLGVDPTGKSDKDIALEGIEKLSAFWTKIGAPNRLADYDIDQSQIERMAGIAAANGEFGNFKKLTKEDVEQILTNAL; encoded by the coding sequence ATGAATCCATTCGTGTTTAAAAACCCAACGAAATTAGTATTCGGTGAAGGACAAAACGAACAAATTGGTAAAGAAGTAGGACGCTACGGCAAACGCGTGCTTTTAGTGTATGGTGGTGGCAGTATTAAGAAAAATTGTCTGTACGATCTTGTGAGTAACCAATTAAGTGAGATTGGGGCAGAGGTGACAGAACTTGCAGGTGTCGAACCTAACCCTCGTCTAACAACCGTTCGAAAAGGAATTGAGCTATGCCGTGAGCATGAAATCGAATTTATTTTAGCTGTTGGTGGCGGAAGTGTAATTGATGCGACAAAAGCAATTGCTGTCGGTGCGAAATATGATGGCGACATTTGGGATGTTATTACAAAGAAAGATACACCGAAAGGAGCTCTCCCGTTCGGAACGGTTCTGACTCTTGCAGCGACTGGATCAGAGATGAATGCAGGCTCTGTTATTACAAATTGGGAAACAAGTGAAAAGATCGGATGGGGAAGTCCTTACTCATTCCCGAAATTCTCGATTCTTGATCCTAAAAACACAGTGTCAGTCCCAGAAGATCAAACTGTCTACGGAATGGTTGATATGATGAGTCATGTCGTCGAAGCCTATTTTCATCATGCTGAGAACACAGCGTTACAAGATCGTATTATGGAATCCATCTTATTAACGGTGATGGAAGTGGCGCCGAAGTTACTAGAAGATCGTGAATCAATTGAACATCGTGAAACGGTGCTATATTGTGGAACAATGGCATTAAATGGCATCACTCAAATGGGTCTACGTGGAGACTGGGCAACGCATAACATTGAACATGCAGTCTCGGCGGTTTATGATATTCCTCATGCAGGAGGCTTAGCGATTATCTTCCCACATTGGATGCGTCATACATTACACGAGCGTAACGAACGTCACGTTCAGTTGGCGACTAGAGTACTTGGTGTAGACCCTACAGGTAAATCTGATAAAGATATTGCGCTTGAAGGAATTGAGAAGCTTTCAGCGTTCTGGACAAAAATTGGTGCGCCAAATCGCTTAGCAGATTATGATATCGATCAATCACAAATCGAACGCATGGCAGGAATTGCTGCTGCAAATGGAGAGTTCGGTAACTTCAAGAAGTTAACAAAAGAAGATGTAGAACAAATTTTAACAAACGCTCTATAA
- a CDS encoding YugN-like family protein: MIAMDSTINGKEFKLQVLEEKLKPLGYRIGGNWDYDHGYFDYKIDEDVGYTFLRVPFKAVDGELDRRGVSVELGQPFLLNHKFQRGLDDNPDPFNGLVSYTYNSLVNQFQEPVDKDAEIDQKFMPVARSLIQELELTLLY, encoded by the coding sequence ATGATTGCTATGGATTCTACGATAAATGGGAAAGAATTTAAGCTGCAAGTGCTTGAAGAAAAGTTAAAGCCACTTGGCTATCGGATTGGAGGAAATTGGGATTATGATCATGGCTATTTTGATTACAAGATCGACGAAGATGTTGGGTACACATTTTTACGAGTACCGTTTAAGGCGGTCGATGGCGAGTTAGACCGCCGCGGTGTCAGTGTCGAGCTTGGTCAACCTTTTTTACTTAACCATAAATTCCAAAGAGGACTTGATGACAATCCTGACCCCTTCAACGGGCTCGTATCCTATACGTACAATAGTTTAGTCAATCAATTCCAAGAGCCAGTTGATAAAGATGCCGAAATTGATCAGAAGTTTATGCCTGTCGCCCGTAGTTTAATCCAAGAACTCGAACTCACGTTGCTTTATTAG
- a CDS encoding potassium channel family protein, with protein sequence MLELIVVRALIGRIPIVIRLVFIVFGIAITLGLVVHFLEPDVFPTWFDAVWWALVTVSTVGYGDFVPHTTIGRILGIILIFSGVGFMTLFFTSLAAQTISSVNAFREGTLTYMGVEHIIIIGWNERSRHAIDNLNKMKPQSNIVLIDDTLEELPPGFKQLHFVKGNSTEDATLKQANIGLASSVLITSQHYGNEFSADASSILSTLAVKSQHPEVYTIVEILTKQQLPNAKRAGADEIIESTNLTGSVLTNSLLFHHLSDVIDDLLTFDKKNQLKYVPIIEEQVGQHFSAILSSLYKEGELLIGVKRADDVLLHPQSDMKLEEHDLLILIKRLRSNKAT encoded by the coding sequence ATGTTAGAATTAATCGTTGTGAGAGCACTTATTGGAAGAATTCCGATTGTCATCAGATTGGTGTTTATTGTTTTCGGGATTGCGATCACACTTGGTTTAGTTGTTCATTTTCTTGAGCCTGATGTGTTTCCTACATGGTTTGATGCTGTCTGGTGGGCACTCGTTACGGTCTCTACTGTCGGGTACGGGGATTTTGTTCCACATACAACCATCGGTCGGATCTTAGGCATTATTCTTATTTTTTCTGGGGTCGGGTTTATGACGCTTTTTTTCACGTCTTTGGCCGCTCAAACCATTTCTTCAGTCAATGCCTTTCGAGAAGGGACGTTAACGTATATGGGAGTCGAACATATCATTATCATCGGTTGGAATGAACGTAGTCGGCATGCAATCGACAATTTGAATAAGATGAAACCACAATCAAATATCGTTCTGATTGATGACACATTAGAAGAGCTTCCTCCTGGATTTAAGCAACTTCATTTTGTAAAAGGAAATAGCACAGAGGATGCGACATTAAAACAAGCAAACATTGGACTTGCATCAAGTGTGTTAATCACGTCACAACATTATGGGAATGAATTCTCGGCCGATGCGAGCTCGATCTTATCAACTCTCGCTGTGAAATCACAGCACCCAGAAGTTTATACGATCGTCGAGATTTTAACAAAACAACAGCTCCCAAATGCTAAGAGAGCAGGAGCCGATGAAATCATCGAATCAACGAATTTAACAGGTTCCGTGTTAACAAACAGCTTGCTCTTCCATCACCTTAGTGATGTCATCGATGATCTATTAACATTTGATAAAAAAAACCAACTAAAGTATGTCCCAATAATAGAGGAGCAAGTGGGTCAACACTTCTCAGCTATTCTTTCTTCTCTTTATAAAGAAGGAGAATTACTGATTGGAGTAAAACGCGCGGACGATGTTTTACTCCATCCACAAAGTGACATGAAGCTTGAAGAACATGATCTTCTCATTTTAATCAAAAGACTTCGTTCTAATAAAGCAACGTGA
- the bluB gene encoding 5,6-dimethylbenzimidazole synthase, which translates to MFNKQEQDAIYKVIATRRDVRTFLTTPVEDEKIERIIEAGHQGPSVGFMQPWNFVVVKSDEVKEKLAWAADKEKRALAIHYENKDERHQTFLSLKIEGLKQAPVTICVTCDPTRGGSHVLGRNSIPETDMLSTACAIQNMWLAATAEGLALGWVSFYKKNDVRDILNIPPHVEPLALLSIGYTENYPKQPILQSSGWEKRRELEELIFKEKWGER; encoded by the coding sequence ATGTTTAATAAACAAGAACAAGATGCGATTTATAAGGTAATTGCGACGAGACGGGATGTACGTACATTTTTAACTACCCCAGTAGAGGACGAGAAAATAGAGAGAATTATTGAAGCAGGGCATCAAGGTCCTTCTGTTGGCTTCATGCAACCATGGAATTTTGTCGTTGTCAAAAGTGATGAAGTGAAAGAAAAGTTAGCTTGGGCGGCTGATAAGGAGAAGCGAGCATTAGCGATCCATTATGAGAATAAGGACGAGCGTCATCAGACATTCTTATCTCTTAAGATTGAAGGGTTAAAACAGGCACCAGTCACGATTTGTGTGACGTGTGATCCGACTCGTGGTGGATCCCATGTGTTAGGAAGAAACTCTATTCCTGAAACAGATATGCTTTCAACGGCTTGCGCGATACAGAATATGTGGCTCGCAGCGACGGCAGAAGGGTTAGCATTAGGCTGGGTGAGCTTTTACAAGAAAAATGATGTTCGAGATATCCTAAATATCCCGCCACATGTCGAACCGCTTGCCCTTCTTTCCATCGGGTACACAGAAAACTATCCAAAACAACCAATTCTACAATCATCAGGTTGGGAAAAGCGTCGCGAGCTTGAGGAATTGATCTTCAAGGAAAAGTGGGGAGAACGGTAA
- a CDS encoding DUF378 domain-containing protein: protein MSGIQRTALVLAIIGAVNWGLIGFFRFDLVAAIFGGQAAGLSRVIYALVGLAGLYCISILFKPDEELERVPETER from the coding sequence GTGAGTGGTATTCAACGTACAGCGCTTGTGTTAGCGATTATTGGCGCAGTTAACTGGGGTCTGATCGGATTCTTCCGTTTTGATCTTGTCGCCGCTATTTTCGGCGGACAAGCAGCAGGCCTTTCTCGTGTAATTTATGCCCTTGTTGGTCTTGCTGGTCTTTATTGTATTTCAATTCTGTTCAAGCCTGATGAGGAACTTGAGCGCGTGCCAGAGACAGAACGTTAA